A part of Haliotis asinina isolate JCU_RB_2024 chromosome 10, JCU_Hal_asi_v2, whole genome shotgun sequence genomic DNA contains:
- the LOC137298497 gene encoding perlucin-like protein, whose product MSLFILCVLSAMCMAVDGVCPPGWTPFEDSCYDVIMEKEEWAEASLICGTYHGYLAVIESSSENDFVKGLMRSSGVNEAVWIGASDLFQEGVFRWAATNQKLSFTDWRAGEPNNMNTAENCVEIEYYLQDQWNDNLCSKKQPFICETSPSSDLVG is encoded by the exons ATGTCTCTCTTCATACTCTGTGTTCTTTCCGCCATGTGTATGGCAGTAGATG GAGTTTGCCCGCCTGGTTGGACGCCATTCGAGGATTCCTGTTACGACGTGATCATGGAGAAGGAGGAATGGGCAGAAGCCAGT TTAATTTGTGGAACATACCACGGATACTTGGCTGTGATTGAATCTTCATCCGAGAATGACTTTGTAAAGGGATTAATGAGGTCGTCAG GTGTCAATGAAGCCGTATGGATTGGTGCCAGTGACCTGTTCCAAGAGGGCGTATTCCGCTGGGCAGCAACTAATCAGAAGCTGAGCTTTACTGACTGGAGAGCTGGAGAacccaacaacatgaacaccgCAGAAAACTGTGTGGAGATTGAATATTATCTTCAGGATCAGTGGAATGATAACCTGTGTTCAAAAAAGCAACCTTTCATATGTGAAACAAG CCCTTCGAGCGATCTTGTGGGCTGA